Proteins found in one Rahnella aquatilis CIP 78.65 = ATCC 33071 genomic segment:
- a CDS encoding dimethyl sulfoxide reductase anchor subunit family protein, whose product MLQEWPLIIFTLLLQLSVGSIVFITFTLIYGADNLNAQDKWRVATPAMLLAFITGALGLMVSTAHLGYPLNAFHALSHISSSWLSREIVFASLYLGMLGLTTLIALMLKRVMTSLLLLASLLGLTDLFCMSAVYVHASVVTWMHVNTYVMFYGAALSLGAIAGLWRISRCPWLPWQLARRLAGFGIGLLIAVTLMRLLEQLLYLGYLGGVNSDVITFPHQPLVAFDQSQTLRLVAWVILIAGTGATAYSGQNHRIRGGLLSAGGILMLLAEIMLRFNFFSIH is encoded by the coding sequence ATGCTGCAGGAATGGCCACTTATCATCTTCACACTGCTGCTCCAGCTTTCCGTGGGCAGCATCGTTTTCATCACCTTTACGCTGATTTATGGCGCTGACAACCTGAACGCGCAGGATAAATGGCGCGTTGCCACACCGGCAATGTTGCTGGCTTTCATCACAGGTGCGCTGGGGCTGATGGTTTCGACAGCGCATCTGGGCTACCCGCTGAATGCCTTCCACGCGCTGAGCCACATCAGCAGTTCCTGGCTGAGCCGGGAAATTGTCTTCGCCAGTCTTTATCTGGGTATGCTGGGATTGACAACGTTGATTGCCCTGATGTTAAAGCGCGTCATGACGTCGTTGTTGCTGCTCGCTTCATTGTTGGGACTGACTGATCTGTTTTGTATGAGCGCGGTTTACGTTCACGCTTCGGTCGTGACCTGGATGCACGTCAATACTTACGTCATGTTTTATGGTGCGGCGCTCAGCCTGGGCGCGATTGCCGGGCTTTGGCGGATTTCGCGCTGTCCGTGGCTGCCATGGCAGCTTGCCCGACGTTTAGCCGGCTTCGGCATCGGCCTGTTGATTGCGGTAACGCTGATGCGTTTGCTGGAACAACTGCTGTATCTGGGCTATCTGGGCGGCGTGAACAGTGATGTCATCACTTTCCCGCACCAGCCGCTGGTCGCTTTTGACCAGTCGCAGACATTGCGGTTGGTTGCATGGGTGATACTGATTGCAGGTACGGGCGCGACGGCATATAGCGGGCAAAATCACCGTATTCGTGGGGGATTACTGTCCGCGGGTGGGATCCTGATGCTGCTTGCTGAAATAATGTTGCGTTTTAACTTCTTCAGCATTCACTGA
- a CDS encoding GntR family transcriptional regulator, which yields MNYPISSINHAYLGSSVYATLREALITGRLKPNDRLRIRELAEQVGTSVTPVRDAILQLAKEQALEMRTPKDIRVPQLDEQQYQEIRTLRLELEGLGAEKAAQSVTEYELQRIAQNIENNRQAISNEDLPEALRLNSEFHLMLAQSARMPLLSNFIDSLWMRTGPLIAQAYAHFSERMAIEHHEEILIALRKGDGATARRAIQEDILDGSQKMVEFLAVGREKA from the coding sequence TTGAATTATCCCATCAGTTCGATTAATCACGCTTATCTGGGCAGCAGCGTTTACGCCACCTTGCGTGAGGCTCTGATTACCGGCCGTCTGAAACCTAATGATCGCCTGCGTATCCGCGAGCTGGCCGAACAGGTCGGCACCAGCGTCACGCCGGTGCGGGATGCAATTTTGCAACTGGCCAAAGAGCAGGCGCTGGAAATGCGCACGCCGAAAGATATCCGCGTACCTCAGCTCGATGAACAGCAGTACCAGGAAATCCGCACTTTGCGGCTGGAACTCGAAGGTCTCGGCGCGGAGAAAGCCGCGCAGTCGGTGACGGAATACGAATTACAGCGGATTGCGCAGAACATCGAAAACAACCGTCAGGCCATCAGCAACGAAGATTTACCCGAAGCCCTGCGCCTGAACAGTGAGTTTCACCTGATGCTGGCGCAAAGCGCGCGGATGCCGTTACTGAGTAACTTTATCGACAGTTTATGGATGCGCACCGGCCCGCTGATTGCGCAGGCGTATGCCCATTTCTCCGAACGCATGGCAATTGAACATCACGAAGAGATTTTGATCGCGCTGCGTAAAGGCGACGGCGCAACCGCCAGACGCGCCATTCAGGAAGATATTCTCGACGGCAGCCAGAAGATGGTCGAGTTTCTGGCCGTGGGACGTGAAAAAGCGTGA
- a CDS encoding ABC transporter permease — MRQKGALILRLWRWCFNFYSAAILLFLIVPVLIIVPLSFNAGSFLSYPLTGFSLRWYQTFFHSDEWLSSLGNSLLIAPLATLLATVLGVLASVGLVRGEFRGKSLVMAILISPMIAPVVIIAVGMFFFFARVSLLNSYLGLVLAHALLGVPFVVITVVAILKNYDRNLSRAAASLGASPWTVFRKVTLPLIAPGVFSGALFAFAASFDEVVVTLFLASPRQRTLPIQMFAGIRENLDPTIAAAASLMVGASLILLLVMELLRRRGERLRHSPATH, encoded by the coding sequence ATGAGACAAAAAGGGGCGTTAATTCTGCGGTTGTGGCGCTGGTGTTTTAATTTCTACAGCGCGGCGATCCTGTTGTTTCTGATTGTACCGGTGTTGATCATTGTGCCGCTGTCGTTCAATGCCGGTTCGTTCCTCAGCTACCCGCTGACCGGTTTTTCGCTGCGCTGGTATCAGACATTTTTCCACTCAGATGAATGGCTGAGCTCGCTGGGCAACAGTCTGCTGATTGCGCCGCTGGCCACTTTGCTGGCGACCGTGCTGGGTGTGCTGGCGTCGGTCGGGCTGGTGCGCGGCGAGTTTCGTGGCAAATCGCTGGTTATGGCGATCCTGATATCGCCGATGATCGCGCCGGTAGTGATTATCGCCGTGGGCATGTTCTTCTTCTTTGCCCGCGTGTCGCTGCTCAACAGCTATCTCGGGCTGGTGCTGGCGCATGCGTTACTTGGCGTACCGTTTGTGGTGATCACTGTGGTGGCGATACTCAAAAATTATGACCGTAATTTATCCCGCGCCGCCGCCAGCCTCGGCGCGTCGCCGTGGACGGTGTTCCGCAAAGTCACGCTGCCGCTGATTGCGCCGGGTGTTTTCTCCGGGGCGCTGTTTGCGTTTGCTGCTTCATTCGACGAAGTGGTGGTGACGTTATTTCTTGCCAGCCCGCGTCAGCGAACGCTGCCCATTCAGATGTTTGCCGGCATCCGTGAAAACCTCGACCCGACCATTGCGGCTGCGGCTTCGCTAATGGTGGGGGCTTCGCTGATTTTGCTGCTGGTGATGGAATTACTGCGCCGCCGGGGCGAACGCCTGCGTCATTCTCCGGCCACACACTGA
- a CDS encoding DMSO/selenate family reductase complex B subunit, producing the protein MSQFTDYPPVSDRQLGFYIDSSRCSGCKACQVACKDKNNLEVGRRFRRIYEIKGGGFIPTGMGGMVNNVYAYTLSISCNHCNDPVCTKNCPTTAMHKRPGDGIVRVNTDKCVGCGYCAWSCPYGAPQLNTQTGQMSKCDFCIDLQVTGQQPVCVSTCPLGAIKFGPIDELRAKYGSLCDVQGLPDSALTQPNLVIKPHQGAEKRSQ; encoded by the coding sequence ATGAGCCAGTTTACAGATTATCCTCCGGTCAGCGATCGCCAGCTCGGCTTCTATATCGACTCCTCCCGTTGTTCCGGCTGCAAAGCCTGTCAGGTCGCCTGCAAAGATAAAAACAATCTTGAAGTGGGCAGGCGTTTTCGTCGTATCTATGAAATCAAAGGGGGCGGTTTCATCCCCACAGGCATGGGCGGAATGGTCAACAACGTGTACGCCTATACGCTGTCTATTTCCTGCAATCACTGCAACGACCCGGTTTGTACTAAAAATTGCCCGACGACGGCCATGCATAAACGTCCCGGTGACGGCATCGTGCGGGTGAATACCGATAAATGCGTCGGTTGCGGATACTGTGCGTGGTCTTGCCCGTACGGTGCTCCTCAGCTCAATACGCAGACCGGTCAGATGTCGAAATGTGATTTCTGTATCGATTTGCAGGTAACCGGTCAGCAGCCTGTGTGCGTCTCGACCTGTCCGTTAGGCGCTATTAAGTTTGGTCCGATCGATGAGTTACGGGCGAAATACGGCAGTCTTTGTGATGTTCAGGGATTACCGGATTCCGCGCTGACTCAGCCTAATCTGGTCATCAAACCGCACCAGGGTGCGGAAAAAAGGAGTCAATAA
- a CDS encoding aspartate aminotransferase family protein, with the protein MLTSKQVSEGRQQFLGGGYRLFYQEPLHVVRGEGVWLYDSEGRRYLDAYNNVASVGHCHPAVVEAIATQAAQLNTHTRYLNDAIVEFAEDFLTEFPPELRNLTMTCTGSEANDLALRIARQVTGGQGVIVTRWAYHGVTSALAELSPSLGDGFEQGKNVWLTDAPDTFRHPGKFAAGVERALDAMKQAGVKPAALLADTIFSSDGVFSPEPAEMQRAVARVRAAGGLFIADEVQPGFGRTGSQRWGFARYGVTPDLISLGKPMGNGHPVAGLVGRPELFTEFGRRQRYFNTFGGNPVSCRAAHAVLQILRREALQQNARMTGAILREGLQKLAKRYPVIGDVRGDGLFIGVELVSDQYNTPAPERAAFVVNAMRRKRVLISATGPAANVLKIRPPLVFQPEHATLLLETLAGVLAEMG; encoded by the coding sequence ATGCTCACGTCGAAACAGGTATCAGAAGGCCGCCAGCAGTTTCTCGGTGGCGGCTACCGGCTGTTTTATCAGGAGCCGCTGCATGTGGTGCGCGGTGAAGGCGTCTGGTTATACGACAGCGAAGGGCGGCGCTATCTGGATGCTTATAATAATGTGGCGTCGGTTGGCCATTGCCATCCGGCGGTGGTTGAAGCCATCGCCACGCAGGCCGCGCAACTCAACACCCACACCCGTTATCTGAATGATGCGATTGTCGAATTTGCTGAAGATTTCCTGACCGAGTTTCCGCCTGAGCTGCGCAACCTGACCATGACCTGCACCGGCAGCGAGGCCAACGATCTGGCGTTGCGTATCGCACGGCAAGTCACGGGCGGGCAGGGCGTCATTGTAACGCGTTGGGCGTATCACGGAGTGACCAGCGCGCTGGCAGAACTCTCGCCCTCGCTTGGCGACGGGTTTGAGCAGGGCAAAAATGTCTGGCTGACCGATGCGCCGGACACGTTTCGCCATCCGGGTAAATTTGCTGCCGGCGTGGAGCGGGCGCTGGACGCGATGAAACAGGCAGGCGTAAAACCGGCGGCGTTGTTAGCGGACACTATTTTCTCCAGCGACGGTGTTTTCAGCCCCGAACCGGCGGAGATGCAACGCGCCGTGGCACGGGTACGGGCGGCAGGGGGATTATTTATCGCAGACGAAGTGCAGCCCGGCTTTGGTCGTACCGGCAGCCAGCGCTGGGGGTTCGCCCGTTACGGCGTGACACCTGACCTGATCAGCCTGGGCAAACCGATGGGCAACGGTCATCCGGTTGCCGGACTGGTGGGCAGACCGGAATTGTTCACGGAGTTTGGCCGCCGTCAGCGCTATTTCAATACGTTCGGCGGCAACCCGGTTTCCTGTCGTGCAGCGCATGCCGTTTTACAGATTTTACGTCGTGAAGCGTTGCAGCAGAATGCCAGGATGACCGGTGCTATCTTGCGAGAAGGGCTGCAAAAGCTGGCGAAGCGTTATCCGGTTATAGGTGATGTTCGCGGCGATGGTTTGTTTATCGGAGTGGAACTGGTGAGCGATCAGTACAATACACCCGCGCCAGAACGGGCGGCTTTTGTGGTCAATGCCATGCGGCGGAAACGGGTTTTGATTAGCGCTACGGGCCCGGCAGCGAACGTCCTGAAAATTCGCCCGCCGCTGGTCTTTCAGCCGGAACACGCTACGCTGTTGCTGGAAACACTGGCGGGCGTGCTGGCCGAAATGGGGTGA
- a CDS encoding phosphotransferase, with translation MSDTPSLLLTGLLTTEVPRVSTLQAENIAAQVYGLEGKAEVLGGERDSNFCLTTDPGHAYMLRFVNPAEVPAEVDFQTAILSHLALHDSQLPVPRLLQSRHGELTPQVKVAGQFLTLRAVSYLPGTAQYQVPRTPRLMHELGDALARLDIALRDFEHPGAKRDLLWDISDMSRLEGGITQFTDPEQRRTITRVLETHRQKVVPASQQLRRQVIHNDLNAHNVLVNSADPQRLAGIIDFGDALHAPLINELATALAYQLNSEGDDLFLYCRPMIAAYTGRLPLTGAELDILPELVASRLALSLLIARHRAALYPQNRDYILRNQAHAWGSLSRLMSLPFTQTDLIFRQSCAFEQK, from the coding sequence ATGTCTGACACGCCTTCGCTGTTATTAACCGGCCTCCTTACGACGGAGGTTCCGCGAGTCAGCACGTTGCAGGCTGAGAATATTGCTGCGCAGGTTTACGGGCTGGAAGGCAAAGCGGAGGTGCTGGGCGGTGAACGCGACAGCAATTTTTGTCTGACAACGGATCCCGGCCACGCTTATATGCTGCGTTTTGTGAATCCGGCGGAAGTGCCTGCTGAAGTGGATTTCCAGACTGCCATTCTCAGCCATCTGGCCCTGCATGACAGCCAGCTGCCGGTGCCGCGTTTACTGCAAAGCCGCCACGGCGAACTCACGCCGCAGGTGAAGGTTGCCGGGCAATTTCTGACGCTGCGTGCCGTGAGTTATCTGCCGGGCACTGCGCAATATCAGGTGCCGCGTACCCCAAGGCTGATGCATGAACTGGGTGACGCGCTGGCCCGGCTGGATATTGCGCTGCGAGATTTTGAACATCCCGGTGCAAAGCGTGATTTGCTGTGGGATATCAGCGACATGTCACGTCTTGAAGGCGGGATAACGCAATTCACTGATCCTGAACAGCGCCGTACCATTACCCGCGTGCTGGAAACCCACCGACAAAAAGTGGTTCCGGCCAGCCAGCAGTTGCGCAGACAAGTGATCCACAATGATCTGAACGCCCACAACGTACTGGTTAACAGCGCCGATCCGCAACGTCTGGCGGGCATTATTGATTTCGGTGACGCCCTTCACGCGCCGCTTATCAACGAACTGGCCACCGCGCTGGCTTATCAGCTCAACAGTGAAGGCGACGATCTTTTCCTTTATTGCCGGCCGATGATTGCCGCTTATACCGGGCGTTTGCCACTCACCGGTGCCGAGCTGGATATCTTGCCGGAACTGGTGGCGTCACGGCTGGCGCTGAGTTTGCTGATTGCCCGGCACCGTGCGGCGCTGTATCCGCAAAACCGTGACTATATTTTGCGTAATCAGGCCCACGCCTGGGGAAGTTTATCGCGTCTGATGTCGCTGCCCTTTACGCAGACTGACCTGATATTTCGTCAGTCGTGCGCATTTGAACAGAAATAA
- a CDS encoding DMSO/selenate family reductase complex A subunit, with translation MKNKCDIISNVTRRDFVKVSSMVAALPLVGFKFSHAADKSSVTSSGLVPSPVNVVATCSTFDCGGKCDIRAHVQDGAVIQITTRPDAELDPDMPVMRACVRGRSYRKFVYHPDRLKYPMKRVGKRGEGKFVRISWDEATTLIADNLQRITKKYGPSSRYVHVGTAVSGGAFSGDTMARRLLNLTGGHLSSYHSVSMGNTAAATPYTYGTAASGNTLDTLADTPLVILWGHNPTETIFGHTNHYFQQMKQNGTRFIVVDPRYSDTASSLADEWIPLRPSTDNALMDAMMYVIVSENLHDNAFIERYTLGFDESSMPEDVPPDESLMSYLTGVKDGVVKTPEWAEVITHVPAQTIRRLAREYATTKPAALIQGWGPQRHNCGERTARGSTLLATLTGNVGIKGGWAGGYGGIGNRKFTTGPEMPDNPVKQKISVMNWVQAADDASLVTPQDGLTGGDKLDSNIRILFSLAGNYLANQNPDIHQAVKVLEDESKIEFIVASDLYLTPSAKYVDLLLPETSFMERWNIGETWGTGNYLMLSEKLIEPPFESRSDYDWLREVAAKLGVEQEFSQGRTEKEWITHIWEKTRQAMPDEKLPTFKELLVTRRHLFKSEPYVAFEDNIRDPKNHPFQTPSGKIEIFSRRLYDMHHPEIPALSHYVPAHEGPEDPLAEKFPLQMITWKGKNRANSTQYANPWLQEVQEQKLWINPLDAHRRGIAQGDLVRIHNDRGVTQIPAEVTQRIMPGVVAMQAGAWWQPDARGVDHGGCANVLSSARITALAKGNSHQTMLVEVIKA, from the coding sequence ATGAAAAATAAATGTGACATAATTTCAAACGTTACCCGGCGTGATTTCGTTAAGGTCAGCAGCATGGTGGCTGCGCTTCCTCTGGTCGGATTCAAATTCAGTCATGCCGCCGATAAATCCTCCGTTACCTCGTCAGGATTAGTGCCCTCTCCGGTCAACGTGGTGGCGACATGTAGTACGTTTGACTGCGGCGGGAAATGCGATATCCGGGCGCATGTTCAGGACGGTGCAGTCATTCAAATTACCACGCGGCCCGATGCAGAACTTGACCCGGACATGCCGGTGATGCGCGCCTGTGTGCGTGGACGGAGTTACCGGAAATTTGTCTATCACCCGGATCGTCTGAAATATCCGATGAAGCGCGTGGGCAAACGCGGCGAGGGTAAATTTGTCCGGATAAGCTGGGACGAAGCGACGACACTTATCGCCGATAATCTGCAACGTATTACGAAAAAATACGGACCGTCATCGCGTTACGTTCATGTGGGAACCGCGGTCAGCGGCGGCGCATTCTCCGGCGATACGATGGCCCGCCGGTTATTGAATCTGACCGGCGGTCATCTTAGTTCCTACCATTCTGTCAGTATGGGAAATACGGCGGCGGCGACGCCTTACACCTACGGCACGGCGGCGAGCGGTAACACGCTGGATACGCTGGCAGATACGCCACTGGTGATCCTGTGGGGGCATAATCCGACAGAAACCATCTTTGGTCACACCAATCACTATTTTCAGCAGATGAAGCAAAACGGCACGCGCTTCATTGTGGTAGATCCGCGCTATTCAGATACCGCTTCTTCGCTGGCGGATGAATGGATCCCGCTGCGTCCTTCAACGGATAACGCGCTTATGGATGCGATGATGTATGTCATCGTCAGCGAAAATCTGCACGATAATGCCTTCATCGAGCGCTATACGCTGGGATTTGATGAAAGCTCAATGCCTGAAGATGTACCGCCAGACGAATCGCTGATGTCGTATCTGACCGGGGTGAAAGACGGCGTCGTGAAAACCCCTGAGTGGGCAGAAGTGATCACCCATGTTCCTGCTCAGACCATCCGCCGGCTGGCCAGAGAGTATGCAACAACCAAACCTGCCGCACTGATCCAGGGCTGGGGACCACAGCGGCATAATTGCGGCGAACGCACCGCGCGCGGCTCGACATTGCTGGCTACCCTTACCGGGAATGTCGGGATCAAAGGCGGCTGGGCTGGTGGCTACGGGGGTATCGGCAACCGTAAATTCACCACAGGGCCGGAGATGCCGGACAATCCGGTGAAACAAAAAATCTCGGTAATGAACTGGGTGCAGGCAGCGGATGACGCGAGTCTGGTCACGCCGCAGGACGGGCTGACCGGCGGGGATAAACTCGACAGCAATATCCGCATTCTTTTCTCGCTGGCGGGTAATTATCTGGCTAACCAGAACCCGGATATCCACCAGGCCGTAAAGGTGCTCGAAGATGAATCGAAAATTGAATTCATTGTTGCCAGCGATCTTTACCTCACGCCAAGCGCTAAATATGTCGATCTGTTGTTGCCCGAAACCAGCTTTATGGAGCGCTGGAACATTGGCGAAACCTGGGGAACAGGTAATTACCTGATGCTGTCGGAAAAGCTCATCGAGCCACCTTTCGAAAGTCGTTCTGACTACGACTGGTTGCGCGAGGTGGCGGCGAAATTGGGTGTTGAACAAGAATTCAGCCAGGGTCGGACAGAGAAAGAATGGATTACTCACATCTGGGAGAAAACCCGTCAGGCGATGCCTGATGAGAAACTCCCGACATTTAAAGAACTGTTGGTAACGCGTCGTCATCTGTTCAAAAGCGAGCCATATGTGGCGTTTGAAGATAATATCCGCGACCCGAAAAATCATCCTTTCCAGACACCTTCCGGAAAAATCGAGATTTTCTCGCGCAGGCTTTATGACATGCACCATCCGGAAATCCCGGCATTATCGCACTATGTGCCCGCTCACGAAGGGCCGGAAGATCCGCTGGCGGAAAAATTTCCGTTGCAGATGATTACCTGGAAAGGCAAGAACCGTGCGAATTCCACGCAGTATGCCAACCCGTGGCTGCAGGAAGTTCAGGAACAAAAGTTATGGATCAATCCGCTGGATGCTCATCGTCGTGGTATTGCCCAGGGCGACCTTGTGCGTATTCACAATGACCGCGGCGTGACACAAATCCCGGCGGAAGTGACTCAGCGGATTATGCCCGGCGTGGTGGCTATGCAGGCCGGTGCCTGGTGGCAACCGGATGCCCGCGGTGTCGATCACGGCGGTTGCGCTAACGTACTCAGTTCGGCGCGTATTACCGCGCTGGCAAAAGGGAATTCCCATCAGACTATGCTTGTGGAGGTTATTAAAGCATGA
- a CDS encoding sugar porter family MFS transporter, with translation MSKKINSGGQDEAAKASQPTEPLVKVIAFIATLGGLLFGYDTGVIAGALLFMKHDLHLTSLTTGMVTSFLILGSAVGAVCAGRVADRFGRKKVILVMALIFMAGSLGCATAPNVVIMIICRFILGLAVGGAAAIVPIYIAEIVPSHRRWQFVTLQELMIVSGQLIAYTSNAAINEVWGGETTWRWMLGVACVPAVVLWVGMLFLPDTPRWYAMHGRYREARDVLERTRKASKVEKELSEIRSSMSSRSEKHSRRQKTISVWMKRLVFLGIGIAMLQQLSGVNTIMFYAPTMLQATGLSTNASLLATIANGVISVLMTFVGIMLLSRFGRRPLLLTGQIGCTLTLLAIGLVTWLMPETVNGHPDTVRSYLVLGGMLVFLCFQQGALSPVTWLLLSEIFPMRIRGMANGVSVFAMQMTNFSIAFMFPIMLESIGLTMSFFCFAAIGVAGGLFAVIFAPETQGKTLEQIEKHFKKQLQDDPVPQEAGS, from the coding sequence GTGAGTAAGAAAATAAACAGTGGCGGTCAGGATGAGGCGGCGAAAGCCTCGCAACCGACCGAACCGCTGGTAAAAGTCATTGCCTTTATAGCCACCCTGGGTGGCTTACTTTTTGGCTACGATACAGGGGTTATTGCCGGTGCTTTGCTGTTCATGAAGCACGATCTGCATCTGACATCGTTAACCACCGGGATGGTCACCAGTTTCCTGATCCTGGGTTCAGCAGTGGGTGCGGTCTGCGCCGGTCGCGTGGCGGACCGCTTCGGACGTAAGAAAGTCATTCTGGTGATGGCACTGATCTTTATGGCCGGTTCGCTCGGCTGTGCTACGGCACCCAACGTCGTGATAATGATTATCTGCCGGTTTATTCTGGGGCTGGCGGTCGGTGGCGCGGCAGCGATTGTGCCGATATATATTGCGGAAATCGTCCCCTCTCATCGCCGCTGGCAGTTCGTTACGTTACAGGAACTGATGATCGTCTCCGGTCAGTTGATTGCGTACACCAGTAACGCGGCCATCAACGAAGTGTGGGGTGGCGAAACCACCTGGCGCTGGATGCTGGGTGTCGCCTGCGTCCCGGCTGTGGTGTTGTGGGTCGGAATGCTTTTCCTGCCCGATACGCCGCGCTGGTATGCCATGCATGGCCGTTATCGCGAAGCGCGCGACGTGCTGGAACGTACCCGCAAAGCCAGCAAAGTGGAAAAAGAACTGAGCGAAATCCGCAGTTCCATGAGTTCCAGAAGCGAGAAACATTCCCGCCGTCAGAAAACGATCTCCGTCTGGATGAAGCGTCTGGTGTTTCTGGGGATTGGCATCGCCATGCTGCAACAGCTTTCCGGCGTGAACACCATTATGTTTTACGCACCGACCATGTTGCAGGCCACCGGGCTGAGCACCAACGCCTCGCTGCTCGCCACCATCGCCAACGGGGTGATTTCGGTGCTCATGACGTTTGTCGGCATTATGCTGCTGAGCCGCTTTGGCCGTCGTCCGCTGCTGCTGACGGGTCAGATTGGCTGCACGCTTACGCTTCTTGCCATCGGGCTAGTGACATGGTTGATGCCGGAAACTGTCAACGGGCATCCGGATACCGTACGCAGTTATCTGGTGTTAGGTGGCATGCTGGTTTTCCTGTGCTTTCAGCAGGGCGCACTTTCGCCTGTCACCTGGCTGTTGCTGTCGGAAATCTTCCCGATGCGCATCCGCGGCATGGCTAACGGTGTATCGGTATTTGCCATGCAGATGACCAACTTCTCCATCGCCTTTATGTTCCCGATCATGCTGGAATCTATCGGGCTGACGATGTCATTCTTCTGCTTTGCCGCCATCGGCGTCGCAGGTGGCCTATTCGCCGTGATATTCGCGCCGGAGACGCAGGGCAAAACCTTAGAGCAGATTGAGAAACACTTTAAGAAACAGTTGCAGGATGACCCCGTTCCGCAGGAAGCAGGCAGTTAA
- a CDS encoding SDR family NAD(P)-dependent oxidoreductase has translation MTDTTQKKTLLLTGASRGIGHATVKHFYAAGWRIFTASRQNWVDECPWAEGFLNHIHLDLEDIDSVQKALPMIKERLGGRLDALVDNAGISPKTPTGGRLGVLDSDYATWLQVFNVNLFSTAILATGLFDELKAAKGSIINVTSIAGSKVHPFAGVAYACSKAALSTLTREMAHEFGPHGVRVNAIAPGEIDTAILSPGTQDIVERSVPLQRLGKAEEVASLIHFLCTSGASYVNGAEIHVNGGQHV, from the coding sequence ATGACCGACACAACGCAGAAAAAAACACTTTTGCTGACCGGTGCAAGCCGTGGCATTGGTCACGCGACCGTCAAACATTTCTATGCGGCAGGGTGGCGGATTTTCACCGCATCGCGGCAGAACTGGGTAGATGAATGCCCGTGGGCAGAGGGTTTCCTCAATCATATTCATCTGGATCTGGAAGATATCGACAGCGTGCAGAAAGCCCTGCCGATGATCAAGGAACGCCTCGGCGGGCGGCTGGATGCACTGGTCGATAACGCCGGTATTTCACCGAAAACGCCCACCGGCGGCCGTCTTGGCGTGCTCGACAGCGATTACGCCACCTGGTTACAGGTGTTTAACGTCAACCTGTTCTCGACCGCGATCCTGGCGACCGGATTATTTGATGAACTGAAAGCCGCAAAGGGCAGCATCATTAATGTGACCTCGATTGCGGGCAGCAAAGTGCATCCGTTTGCAGGTGTGGCCTATGCCTGCTCCAAAGCGGCGCTTTCCACACTGACACGCGAAATGGCGCACGAATTCGGTCCGCACGGTGTACGTGTGAACGCTATTGCGCCGGGAGAAATTGATACTGCGATTCTTTCTCCGGGCACGCAGGATATCGTCGAGCGCAGCGTACCCTTACAGCGTCTGGGCAAAGCCGAAGAAGTCGCTTCGCTGATCCATTTCCTGTGTACCTCGGGTGCCTCTTACGTTAACGGCGCTGAGATCCACGTAAACGGCGGTCAGCATGTCTGA